The DNA region GGAGCGGATGGGTCATCAGCTTCAATGGCTTGCCGAGGCCGGTTGCCTGCGGACCGGCAAACGGGATCTCGTAATGCTCACCACTATGGATCAGCGGTCCATCCCGCTCAAATACCTTCCGAACGATGGAAACGTATTCACGGGTCTTGCCCAACGGCTTGCCATACGGCTCGCCATGCCAGCCTTCCACGACCTGGGGCCCCGACAATCCGAGGCCAAGCAGTAATCGACCCTCGGATAGACGGTCCAGGGTGGCGGCGGTCATGGCAGTCATGGCCGGCGTACGAGCAGGCATCTGAAGAATGGCCGAACCAAGCTTGATGGTCGAGGTCTGTGCTCCAATCCACGACAGCACGGTCACCGCATCCGAACCCCAAGCCTCCGCAGCCCAGACAGAATCGTACCCAAGCCGCTCCGCCTCGAGAATCAGCTCCATATCGGGGCGGTTTGCGCGGGTGAGATACCCCAGATTGAGCGCCAGCTTCATGCAATCATCCTGACACCTGGCGAACACCAGCCTCAGTGGCGAGGTGGGTCATCGCAATGTCATGCGGCTCCGTGGGGATTCTTTCAACAATCGCGCCGGCCGTGGTTACCCCCACTCGAATCACATCAGGTCGGCAGGTGACGAGCAGCCGATCGTAATACCCTCGCCCGTGGCCAAGGCGGCCGCCTCGTCTATCAAATAGTGCGCCAGGAACCAGTACCACATCGATTTCCATGGATTCAACCCGGGCCGCCTCTGCCACAGGTTGCCGGTATCCCCAGCGGTGGGTTTCCATCGGAGAATCCGCCCGATGAACGGTGAGGCCCCCTACCTCTGGCGTCCGGGTAAGGAGCAGTTGGCCCGCCCCTTCGATTGACTCAACATCGGCTTCCCCGGGCATCGCCGAATACGTCAACACGATCGGAGCTTCAAGTCCCCTGAGAAAGGCTTCGATCCCGGATCGGATCCGCTCAGTATCGACCGTCCAGACCTGACCGTCGGCCCACTCTCGCCACAATCGTTTTGTCGCCATGAAGGGCGAGCCTACTGGCAGGCGGCTAGTTTGGGCCGCCATGATTGCTTGGATCAGAACAGGCCTACTCATAGTGAGCGGCTTTGTCGTCACGCTCATAGTCTCCGCGATATTAATCGCCGTGGCGGCCGTTCGACCGAACTCGCCCCTGCTTGACCGGATACTCAGAAAATGGAGCCAAGCCTGGTTCACGTTGGGAGGCGTCACATTCTCCGCGGAAGGAGCCACGATTGACGAATCCCGATCATATGTGATCGTGTCGAACCACCAGTCGAATTTCGACATCATGGCCGATCTGTTGGCGGTACCGGTTCCCGGCCGGTTCATGGCCAAGAAAGAGCTGTATCGGATCCCGGTGGTTGGTGCTGCAATGAAAGCAACCGGGATGGTCAAAGTTGACCGGACCCAACACGGATCAAGCGTCCATGCTCAGCTGACAGCAGACACCTGGGCCAACACCGATGCCGCCCGCAGCGTCATCGTCTATCCCGAAGGAACCCGAAGTCGAACCGGGGAACTCATGGCCTTCAAACGAGGAGCGTTCGCAATCGCCATCGCCGGCCAGCTTCCGATCTTGCCAGTTACCATCGCAGGGTCCTACCGGGCCTGGCCACCCAGAGGAGCTGTCCGGGGCGGACCGATCGTGGCCAGGGTCCATGATCCAATCGAGACGGTCGGCATGACCAAAAATGACATCGCGTCGCTTTCCGAACGGGTCCGAGCGGCGATTGCCGCCGATCTAGCCGATCTCAATGACCAACTTTCGACCGACCCGCACCACCAGAGCCGAAAGTGACGCCGATCAGTCATAGAGGCCAGTGAGATACATTCCCCCATCTCGCCGTTCACACAGCAATGCTCCTGCCGAAGTGACCAACTGATACCGATCCGCATCGGGCTCGCCAGTCCACCACCGGCCAGTCCGACGCCACGGACCCGCCCAATTGAGAACTGGCTCCCAGCGACTACGTAGCCGAACACGGGTGGGTTGCTCCTCATCCCATTCCACTTCGATTCGCTGTGAGGTAACCAGGGCGGGCGATGGACCGGGAGTCGCCCCGGGCCAAGGAGCGGTTGGCGCAACGAGTTCCGGTAGTTCACCCCATCGATGCCAACTCACCCGGTCAGCGGGGTCACGCCCGCCTTGGGGTACCGCCCCCAACACCTGATCAGGACCGATCAAGGCTTGCACCCTGGCCAAAGCTCGATCGGCCTCCATCACTGCCATTGTGTCTTCGAAGAAACCCAATTGACGCCCTCCCCCTGACACATCGGCAGGAGACAGGCGCAGCCGAACCATCCCGCCAGTTATGCCATGCGATTCGATCCAGGCTCGCAATTGCCACCAGACACGCTCGGCCAACATCCCCTCATCAAAGGGATCTGCATTTCTCCAAACCCGCAATCGAATAGCCCCATCCGCCGCTTCAGCTTCAACCTCTACCCGATGAGTGGCTGAACCGTTTCTTCGCAACTCCCCCACCAGTTCGGCCGCCGCAGCTCTGGCCGCGAATCCAACCTGTTCCAGACGCTCCAGCGGATCCTCAAACCGCTGCTCGACGAATACATCGACGGGCACAGCTCGAGGTTGGGTCGAGCGATCCTGTCCACTGGCCAGCTGATGAGCCCGTAACCCTTCCGCCCCGAAACGAGAAACAATGGTGTCGCGAGGCAGTTGCGACAATTGACCGAGTGTGGATATACCCAACCAACGAAACGTAGCCACCAAATCCTGGTTGGTAAGGGAATCGATGGCCACGTCAGTCAAGAACGTGGCGTCATCGGTAACGGCATAAACCCCACCAGGGTGAGCTACTCCGGCGGCTCGTCGGGCAGCAAATGGACTATTGGCTACCCCGATCCGTGGTCGTTCACGGGTCTGAATGGTTTTGGCAACAAGTTCGACGAGTTCCCTCTCACCCCCATAGAAGGCAACCGCCCCGGCGATATCAAAAAATATCAATCCGGGTTCGGCTACTTCGACCATCGGAACCAGATCCTCAATGCTACGGACCACTGGTTCAAATCGGGCTAGTTCGGCGGAGATGTCCCGGTCGAGCACCAAACCTCCCGGACAGATCGCCTCGGCACTTCGCCGCTTCATACCCCGGACGACTCCAGCAGTCCGAGCAGCCTGATTGGCGGCAACGACATGATGGTTATCAGTTACCACACATGGCTTATCCGACGGCGCGTCCGGGCGAAACAGTGCCCAGGTTTCCCACCAGATGCACATCACTCGTTCCATCGTCTTCAACTCCAAATCGTTGTTCTATTCCTCGAACTCCTTTGCCAGATGCGTACAGGGATAGGCTTCGCCCGGTGAGGCGCCCATGTCCTCGATCCGGCCCTGACCAGGTGATCTGCTCAGCGGTCAGACGCATGTGGGTTA from Acidimicrobiia bacterium includes:
- a CDS encoding 5-formyltetrahydrofolate cyclo-ligase, whose product is MATKRLWREWADGQVWTVDTERIRSGIEAFLRGLEAPIVLTYSAMPGEADVESIEGAGQLLLTRTPEVGGLTVHRADSPMETHRWGYRQPVAEAARVESMEIDVVLVPGALFDRRGGRLGHGRGYYDRLLVTCRPDVIRVGVTTAGAIVERIPTEPHDIAMTHLATEAGVRQVSG
- a CDS encoding 1-acyl-sn-glycerol-3-phosphate acyltransferase, whose amino-acid sequence is MIAWIRTGLLIVSGFVVTLIVSAILIAVAAVRPNSPLLDRILRKWSQAWFTLGGVTFSAEGATIDESRSYVIVSNHQSNFDIMADLLAVPVPGRFMAKKELYRIPVVGAAMKATGMVKVDRTQHGSSVHAQLTADTWANTDAARSVIVYPEGTRSRTGELMAFKRGAFAIAIAGQLPILPVTIAGSYRAWPPRGAVRGGPIVARVHDPIETVGMTKNDIASLSERVRAAIAADLADLNDQLSTDPHHQSRK
- a CDS encoding DNA polymerase Y family protein, translating into MERVMCIWWETWALFRPDAPSDKPCVVTDNHHVVAANQAARTAGVVRGMKRRSAEAICPGGLVLDRDISAELARFEPVVRSIEDLVPMVEVAEPGLIFFDIAGAVAFYGGERELVELVAKTIQTRERPRIGVANSPFAARRAAGVAHPGGVYAVTDDATFLTDVAIDSLTNQDLVATFRWLGISTLGQLSQLPRDTIVSRFGAEGLRAHQLASGQDRSTQPRAVPVDVFVEQRFEDPLERLEQVGFAARAAAAELVGELRRNGSATHRVEVEAEAADGAIRLRVWRNADPFDEGMLAERVWWQLRAWIESHGITGGMVRLRLSPADVSGGGRQLGFFEDTMAVMEADRALARVQALIGPDQVLGAVPQGGRDPADRVSWHRWGELPELVAPTAPWPGATPGPSPALVTSQRIEVEWDEEQPTRVRLRSRWEPVLNWAGPWRRTGRWWTGEPDADRYQLVTSAGALLCERRDGGMYLTGLYD